A region from the Desulfomarina profundi genome encodes:
- a CDS encoding cobyrinate a,c-diamide synthase — MTTDKTSSLIIAGTSSGSGKTTVALGLMAAFRARGVSVQPFKCGPDFIDPGLHKLVTAKVSRNLDLWMCGEDFTRHCYEKNSSGHELAIIEGVMGMFDGGKSSSAALARVLGVGTILVLDVRSTAESAAAVVKGFEMLDPAVAPRGIILNRVASKRHLQLVTDAIQKHCDAEILGHIPRTLEFSIPGRHLGLLTGEESPLSEDGIATLIRTISEHVDLGRILELFQSERKTLNPQKEKSVPQRCRIGVAKDRAFCFYYEDNFDSLRDGGAELCFFSPLEDRSLPENIDGLYLGGGYPELYGPQLSANRSMLAEIKNFAENNNPVYCECGGFMYLTEGIADSDNSFFPMASIFPVRARMQKKRASLGYRQIETTRESFFGPAGSVLRGHEFHYSTIEEMPKSIERVYRVNNGQEEGYRYKNVLGGYMHLHFGYNPHMVKSFISHCSKPARLDQILDHSHNEH; from the coding sequence ATGACAACAGACAAAACCAGCTCCCTGATCATCGCCGGAACCTCCAGCGGCTCAGGAAAAACCACCGTGGCACTTGGTCTGATGGCGGCTTTCAGGGCAAGGGGTGTATCCGTGCAGCCCTTTAAATGCGGGCCCGACTTCATCGATCCCGGTCTCCATAAACTGGTCACCGCAAAGGTGTCCAGAAACCTGGACCTGTGGATGTGCGGAGAGGATTTTACCCGACACTGTTATGAAAAAAACAGTTCAGGCCACGAACTTGCCATCATTGAAGGAGTCATGGGTATGTTTGACGGCGGCAAGTCCTCCTCGGCCGCTCTCGCCCGTGTTCTCGGGGTCGGGACCATCCTGGTGCTCGATGTCCGCTCCACTGCGGAAAGTGCGGCGGCTGTCGTAAAGGGCTTTGAGATGCTTGATCCCGCCGTCGCCCCGCGCGGAATCATCCTCAACCGGGTCGCCAGCAAGCGTCATCTGCAACTGGTGACTGACGCCATTCAAAAACACTGCGATGCAGAGATCCTCGGCCATATTCCCCGAACCCTGGAGTTCAGTATTCCCGGGCGTCACCTGGGGTTACTGACCGGGGAGGAATCCCCTTTGAGTGAAGACGGCATCGCCACCCTGATCAGGACGATCAGTGAACATGTCGACCTTGGGCGAATCCTTGAGCTTTTCCAAAGTGAAAGAAAAACGCTGAATCCTCAAAAGGAAAAATCCGTTCCTCAACGCTGCCGCATAGGTGTGGCAAAAGATCGCGCCTTCTGCTTTTATTATGAGGATAATTTTGATTCTCTACGGGATGGAGGAGCGGAACTCTGTTTTTTCAGCCCCCTTGAGGACCGATCCCTTCCCGAAAATATCGATGGCCTCTACCTGGGAGGTGGCTACCCCGAGCTCTATGGTCCACAGCTCAGCGCAAACCGTTCAATGCTCGCGGAGATAAAAAATTTTGCTGAAAACAATAACCCGGTCTACTGTGAATGTGGCGGTTTCATGTACCTGACCGAAGGTATTGCCGACTCCGATAACTCCTTTTTTCCCATGGCCTCAATTTTTCCGGTCAGGGCCAGGATGCAGAAAAAAAGAGCGAGCCTTGGCTATCGTCAGATCGAAACGACACGGGAGAGTTTTTTCGGCCCCGCCGGCAGTGTTCTCAGGGGCCATGAGTTCCACTATTCAACTATAGAAGAAATGCCGAAGAGCATAGAAAGAGTCTATCGGGTCAACAACGGTCAGGAGGAAGGATATCGTTATAAAAATGTTCTGGGGGGATATATGCACCTCCATTTCGGTTATAATCCGCACATGGTAAAATCATTTATTTCCCATTGCTCAAAACCAGCAAGGCTGGACCAAATTTTGGACCACAGCCACAATGAACATTGA
- a CDS encoding ABC transporter ATP-binding protein encodes MSSTIFSIEDISFSYNDSLVLHDISLSLEKGKFYGIVGPNGCGKTTFLDLLIGNRKPDQGEIVFMGRKINDYPRKQLAHLIGLVPQEFSTGFEYTVEEIVLMGRHPYIPRFGSPSAEDWDHVKNAMETIGILDARNRQFTELSGGQKQRAVVARAFAQNTPVLLFDEATASLDIQYTLQIFNVAKKLVKTEKRTIIAVIHDLNLAAGYCDEILFMREGRIQHFGATRQVMSSENILDVFGVHANVSGRQQGGNLQINFHYGELS; translated from the coding sequence ATGAGTAGCACTATTTTCTCAATAGAAGACATCTCCTTCAGTTATAACGATTCACTCGTCCTCCACGACATTTCACTTTCCCTGGAAAAAGGAAAATTCTATGGCATAGTCGGACCCAACGGCTGCGGTAAAACCACTTTTCTTGACCTGCTGATCGGCAATCGCAAACCGGACCAGGGAGAGATTGTTTTCATGGGCAGAAAAATCAACGATTATCCGCGCAAACAGCTGGCTCACCTGATCGGCCTCGTCCCCCAGGAATTCAGCACAGGATTTGAATACACGGTGGAGGAAATTGTCCTCATGGGCAGACACCCGTATATTCCCCGCTTCGGCTCCCCCTCTGCCGAAGACTGGGACCATGTGAAAAACGCCATGGAAACCATCGGCATTCTGGACGCACGAAACAGACAGTTCACCGAACTCTCCGGCGGCCAGAAACAGAGGGCCGTTGTGGCCAGGGCCTTTGCCCAGAACACCCCGGTACTCCTCTTTGATGAGGCCACCGCCAGTCTGGACATTCAATACACCCTGCAGATCTTCAATGTTGCAAAAAAACTTGTCAAAACTGAAAAACGAACAATAATTGCAGTTATACACGATCTCAACCTCGCGGCTGGCTACTGTGATGAGATTCTTTTTATGCGGGAAGGGCGCATTCAACATTTTGGCGCCACCAGGCAGGTTATGAGTTCCGAAAACATCCTGGATGTTTTCGGGGTACACGCAAATGTTTCCGGGAGACAACAGGGCGGAAACCTGCAGATCAACTTTCACTATGGAGAATTATCATGA
- a CDS encoding ABC transporter substrate-binding protein — protein MKTSGRCIPLLFYPLLFILFTVPMTVLAQQADFTDKAGRKIHIVKPFTRIISLYSAHTENLCSLGAANSLIGISRTDNYPAEILSRKRFSYREDPEKFIAMRPDLVLVRPMIERSHPQFIKKLQQAGITVISLQPSSISEIFAYWRNLGRLVGREKEAEQMISSFNLGVEKIRTKLDSIPESARPRVYFESIHKKMKTFSATSTAMYVLRQAGGVNIAQDAIQVRKTNIADYGKERILGHATEIDIFLAQHGRMNPVTLDMIFQESGFQAIKAVQNKKVFLVEEALVSRPTFRILEGIKQLNAIFFPNVK, from the coding sequence ATGAAAACCAGTGGCAGGTGCATTCCTCTCCTCTTTTATCCGCTGCTGTTCATCCTCTTTACTGTCCCGATGACGGTTCTGGCGCAACAGGCAGATTTTACAGATAAGGCCGGCAGAAAAATTCATATTGTAAAACCGTTTACCCGGATTATCTCTCTTTACTCCGCCCATACCGAAAACCTCTGCTCTCTCGGCGCAGCAAACAGCCTGATCGGTATTTCCAGAACCGATAACTACCCTGCCGAAATCCTCTCCCGAAAAAGATTCTCCTACCGGGAAGACCCGGAAAAATTTATCGCCATGCGACCGGATCTGGTACTGGTAAGGCCGATGATCGAGCGTTCCCATCCCCAGTTTATCAAAAAACTCCAGCAGGCCGGTATCACGGTCATCTCGCTGCAGCCTTCCTCCATCTCTGAAATATTTGCATACTGGAGGAACCTGGGACGCCTGGTAGGCCGGGAAAAGGAGGCCGAACAGATGATTTCTTCATTCAACCTGGGAGTAGAAAAAATCCGCACAAAACTCGACTCCATTCCCGAAAGTGCGCGACCACGGGTCTATTTTGAATCGATCCATAAAAAGATGAAAACCTTTTCAGCCACCAGCACCGCCATGTATGTTCTCAGGCAGGCGGGTGGGGTCAATATCGCACAAGACGCCATCCAGGTGAGAAAGACCAATATCGCCGACTACGGCAAGGAGCGTATTCTCGGACACGCCACCGAAATTGATATTTTCCTGGCCCAGCATGGCCGTATGAACCCGGTCACCCTCGATATGATTTTTCAGGAATCCGGCTTCCAGGCTATTAAAGCGGTTCAGAACAAAAAGGTGTTCCTGGTGGAAGAAGCCCTGGTCTCACGACCGACCTTCCGTATCCTTGAAGGAATCAAACAGCTCAACGCCATTTTTTTCCCCAATGTCAAGTAG
- a CDS encoding FecCD family ABC transporter permease, whose product MSSTFSNRFLLLTLALAATCFATVVLSTGMGYITISATEIFRTILSALTGNEDLLHDIDKTIPYVVMDVRLPRILTAALVGAGLALSGVIYQGILLNPLADPYTLGISSGAAFGASLALLANLSMFSQFSIPLFAFCGAIITLFVVIHLSTFNGRISANTLILSGVIVGAILSAGISFMKYLADEQVAVIIFWLMGSFVSSTWDSVLLIGAAVLIGGAITYFYGRDLNIMSLGSRSSDALGVETAKVRIILLLTASFVTAICVAMTGIIGFIGLIVPHLMRFLVGPDNRKLLPVSALAGAILLLLADTVTRAVLPVEVPIGVLTALIGGPFFCVIFRKRQRGVRHE is encoded by the coding sequence ATGTCTTCCACATTTTCAAACAGATTTTTATTACTGACCCTGGCCCTGGCGGCAACCTGTTTTGCCACTGTTGTGCTCTCCACGGGAATGGGCTATATCACTATCTCCGCCACGGAAATTTTCAGAACAATTCTCTCCGCCCTGACAGGCAACGAGGATCTGCTGCACGACATCGACAAGACAATCCCCTACGTGGTCATGGATGTCCGGTTGCCGCGTATCCTGACAGCCGCCCTTGTCGGTGCGGGTCTTGCCCTCAGCGGTGTCATCTACCAGGGTATACTCCTCAACCCCCTTGCCGACCCGTACACACTCGGTATCTCCAGTGGTGCCGCATTCGGGGCATCCCTTGCCCTTCTCGCCAACCTGAGCATGTTCAGCCAGTTTTCTATCCCGCTCTTTGCCTTCTGCGGCGCGATTATCACCCTGTTCGTCGTCATCCACCTCTCCACCTTCAACGGCCGGATTTCCGCGAACACCCTGATTCTCTCGGGCGTCATTGTCGGGGCCATCTTATCCGCGGGAATCAGCTTTATGAAATACCTGGCCGACGAACAGGTGGCTGTTATTATTTTCTGGCTGATGGGTTCCTTTGTGTCCAGCACCTGGGACAGCGTGCTGCTCATTGGTGCTGCGGTTCTGATTGGGGGCGCCATCACTTATTTCTATGGCCGTGACCTCAATATCATGAGCCTGGGTTCCCGCTCTTCCGACGCTCTCGGGGTCGAAACCGCAAAGGTCCGGATCATTTTGCTGCTCACCGCCTCCTTTGTCACCGCCATCTGCGTGGCCATGACCGGAATCATAGGCTTTATCGGCCTGATCGTCCCCCACCTCATGCGCTTTCTTGTGGGGCCGGACAACCGGAAACTCCTGCCCGTCTCGGCCCTTGCAGGCGCCATTCTGCTCCTCCTGGCAGATACCGTGACCAGGGCCGTTCTGCCCGTGGAAGTACCCATAGGTGTGTTGACCGCACTGATCGGCGGGCCCTTCTTCTGCGTGATCTTCCGGAAAAGACAGCGGGGGGTGCGTCATGAGTAG